In Scomber japonicus isolate fScoJap1 chromosome 19, fScoJap1.pri, whole genome shotgun sequence, a single genomic region encodes these proteins:
- the rpl37 gene encoding 60S ribosomal protein L37 — protein MTKGTSSFGKRRNKTHTLCRRCGSKAYHLQKSTCGKCGYPEKRKRKYNWSAKAKRRNTTGTGRLRHLKVVYRRFRNGFREGTTPKPRRAAVAASSSS, from the exons ACGAAGGGAACATCATCTTTCGGTAAACGCCGAAACAAGACGCACACCCTGTGCCGTCGTTGCGGGTCCAAGGCTTATCACCTGCAGAAGTCCACCTGCGGCAAGTGTGGCTACCCCGAGAAGCGCAAGAGAAAGT acAACTGGAGCGCTAAGGCCAAGAGGAGGAACACCACTGGTACCGGCCGTCTGAGACACCTGAAGGTCGTCTACCGCAGATTCAG gaaTGGTTTCCGGGAAGGCACCACCCCCAAACCCAGACGCGCTGCAGTGGCCGCCTCCAGCTCATcctaa
- the LOC128380013 gene encoding prostaglandin G/H synthase 1-like, which translates to MRSSVIGSVCALLLLLREPACRGDEVTSNIVNPCCYIPCQHWGACVRYGEDKYECDCTYSGYYGENCTIPEFWTRVRQFLKPSPDVVHYILTHFRWLWDIINYTFLRDVLMRLVLTVRSNLIPSPPTYNSKYSYLSWESYYNLSYYTRLLPPVPPDCPTPLGVRGKAGLPDPELLVERLLKRRTFRPDPQGTNLMFAFFAQHFTHQFFKTYNRMGVGFTKALAHGVDAGHIYGDNLERQLLLRLHKDGKLKYQVIDGEMYPPSVADAPVKMSYPPGIPPENQMAIGQEVFGLLPGLGMYATLWLREHNRVCDILKAEHPTWDDEQLFQTTRLIVIGETIRIVIEEYVQHLSGYLLKLKFDPTLLFNSQFQYGNRIALEFSQLYHWHPLMPDSFLINGDEVSYTQFLFNTSVLTHYGVDKLVDAFSRQTAGQIGGGHNINAVVTKVAVGTIKESRQLRMQSFNEYRKRFNLKPYTSFRQFTDNEEIARELEELYGDIEALEFYPGMMLERTRSGAIFGESMVEMGAPFSLKGLLGNPICSPEYWKPSTFGGKVGFDIVNSATLKKLVCLNSRTCPYVAFRVPAEEQSPRGKDTSKERTDEL; encoded by the exons ATGAGAT CCTCTGTCATAGGATCAGTTTGTGCTCTTCTCTTGCTGCTGCGGGAGCCTGCATGCCGGGGTGATGAGGTTACCTCCAACATAG TGAATCCATGCTGTTACATCCCCTGTCAGCACTGGGGAGCGTGTGTGAGGTATGGTGAGGACAAGTATGAGTGTGACTGCACTTATAGCGGCTACTACGGAGAAAACTGCACTATCC CTGAGTTTTGGACCAGGGTGCGTCAGTTCTTGAAGCCCAGCCCAGATGTGGTGCATTACATTCTCACACATTTCCGCTGGCTTTGGGACATCATCAACTACACTTTCCTACGAGACGTTCTGATGCGACTGGTTCTAACAG TGAGGTCCAACTTAATACCAAGCCCTCCAACTTACAACTCAAAATATAGCTACCTCAGCTGGGAGTCCTACTACAATCTGAGTTACTACACTCGACTTCTGCCCCCAGTGCCACCGGACTGCCCTACACCTCTAGGGGTCAGAG GCAAGGCTGGGCTCCCTGACCCTGAGCTGCTGGTTGAGAGGCTGCTGAAGAGAAGGACCTTCAGACCTGACCCCCAGGGCACCAACCTCATGTTTGCCTTCTTTGCACAACACTTTACCCACCAGTTCTTTAAGACCTACAATCGCATGGGTGTGGGCTTCACCAAGGCTCTAGCGCATGGG GTTGATGCAGGCCACATTTATGGAGATAACCTGGAACGTCAACTCCTGCTAAGGCTTCACAAAGATGGGAAACTTAAGTACCAG GTAATTGATGGAGAGATGTACCCTCCCTCTGTAGCTGATGCACCAGTTAAGATGAGCTACCCACCTGGGATCCCTCCAGAGAATCAAATGGCTATTGGTCAGGAAGTTTTCGGACTTCTCCCTGGTTTGGGAATGTATGCTACTCTATGGCTGAGGGAGCATAACCGAGTCTGTGACATCCTGAAAGCAGAACATCCCACCTGGGATGATGAACAGCTTTTCCAGACCACCCGCCTCATCGTCATTG gTGAGACAATACGAATAGTAATTGAGGAGTATGTGCAGCACCTCAGTGGATACTTGTTAAAGCTGAAGTTTGATCCTACCCTGCTGTTCAACTCCCAGTTCCAGTATGGGAATCGTATCGCTCTTGAGTTCAGCCAGCTCTACCACTGGCACCCCTTGATGCCTGACAGCTTCCTTATTAACGGAGATGAAGTGTCTTACACACAGTTCCTCTTCAACACTTCAGTTCTTACACACTACGGTGTGGACAAGCTGGTGGATGCCTTCTCTCGACAAACTGCCGGCCAG ATAGGTGGAGGCCATAACATCAATGCTGTGGTGACCAAAGTAGCTGTGGGAACCATAAAGGAGTCGCGGCAGCTCCGGATGCAGTCCTTCAACGAGTACAGGAAACGCTTTAACCTTAAGCCGTACACATCATTCAGACAATTCACTG ATAATGAGGAGATTGCCCGTGAGCTTGAAGAGTTATATGGTGACATAGAAGCTCTTGAATTTTATCCCGGCATGATGTTGGAGAGAACAAGATCGGGTGCCATATTTGGGGAAAGCATGGTGGAGATGGGCGCCCCGTTCTCCCTTAAAGGCCTTCTGGGAAACCCTATATGTTCTCCAGAGTACTGGAAGCCCAGCACCTTTGGAGGAAAAGTTGGCTTTGACATAGTCAACTCTGCCACGCTGAAGAAGCTGGTGTGTCTGAACTCCAGGACATGTCCGTATGTTGCATTTAGAGTACCAGCAGAGGAGCAGTCACCAAGAGGGAAAGACACGAGTAAAGAAAGGACTGATGAGCTATGA